The Solanum lycopersicum chromosome 9, SLM_r2.1 genome window below encodes:
- the LOC101248908 gene encoding selT-like protein — translation MDRTQLLLVGLPLFLFISDLFQLFTPPPQKPNSDHHHHHHQPPPLIQQPQTLEFPTQKTGGIGAVGIGNTITIDFCSSCSYRGTAVTMKNMLDNQFPGIHVVLANYPPPLPKRLLGKVVPVFQFGVIGLVMAGEQIFPRLGIAVPPPWFYQLRANRFGTMATTWLLGNFFQSMLQSSGAFEVYCNGELVFSKLKENRFPGELELKDLVARKISNPAVVDGLGASSWS, via the exons ATGGATCGAACTCAGCTTCTTCTAGTGGGTTTACCCCTTTTTCTGTTCATCTCCGATCTCTTCCAATTATTTACTCCTCCGCCGCAAAAACCCAATTCCGATCAccaccatcaccaccaccagCCGCCGCCACTGATTCAACAACCTCAGACTCTTGAATTTCCGACTCAG AAAACTGGTGGTATTGGTGCAGTTGGTATTGGTAACACTATCACCATTGATTTCTGCTCTTCCTGTTCTTACAG AGGGACAGCTGTGACGATGAAAAACATGTTGGATAATCAGTTTCCTGGTATCCATGTCGTCCTTGCTAACTATCCTCCTCCACTTCCAAAACGTTTGCTGGGAAAAGTAGTACCCGTTTTCCAATTTGGAGTCATTGGCCTTGTAATGGCTGGTGAACAAATATTTCCTAGGTTGGGTATTGCGGTACCACCTCCATGGTTCTATCAGTTACGTGCGAACAGATTTGGGACTATGGCAACTACTTGGCTCCTAGGAAATTTCTTTCAGTCCATGCTGCAAAGCTCTGGTGCTTTTGAAGTGTATTGTAATGGTGAACTG GTTTTCTCTAAACTGAAAGAGAATAGGTTTCCTGGCGAACTCGAGCTGAAAGATCTAGTTGCCAGAAAGATTTCTAACCCAGCGGTAGTTGATGGCCTTGGTGCATCTTCCTGGTCGTAG